One segment of Nostoc flagelliforme CCNUN1 DNA contains the following:
- the pstS gene encoding phosphate ABC transporter substrate-binding protein PstS has translation MPSPFSVTKIHRLTASVSVLALTISLAACGGQQNPDNTATNSGTATDTTASSTTKLDLGGNLKLSGAGASFPAPLYDTWFTDLNKKYPNLQVDYASVGSGAGVEQFIKGTVDFGASDVAMKDEEIQKVPADKGVILLPVTAGSIVLAYNLPDVAELKLPRAVYADILLGKIKSWNDPQIAKANPGVNLPNQPITVVYRSDGSGTTGVFTKHLNAISPEWKTKVGEGKTVNWPVGVGAKGNEGVTAQIQQTQGSIGYVEYGYAKQNSLNFAALENKGGQFIVPTEESASKTLASVTLPADLRVFISDPEGADSYPIVTYTWILAYKKYPNAAKAKAVEAAIEYALTEGQKNAAALGYVPLPQNVITKVAAAADQISPEYKIAVGSGTSASK, from the coding sequence ATGCCCTCACCTTTTAGTGTAACAAAAATCCATCGCCTCACAGCTTCAGTTTCAGTGTTAGCACTGACAATCAGTCTAGCTGCATGTGGCGGACAGCAAAACCCAGATAATACAGCCACCAACTCTGGCACTGCTACAGATACCACTGCCTCAAGTACAACCAAATTAGATTTGGGTGGAAATCTCAAGTTAAGCGGCGCTGGTGCGTCTTTCCCAGCACCACTGTATGATACATGGTTTACGGATCTAAACAAAAAATATCCAAATCTGCAAGTTGACTATGCCTCAGTTGGTAGCGGTGCTGGAGTTGAGCAATTTATCAAAGGGACTGTAGACTTTGGTGCCAGCGATGTTGCCATGAAGGATGAAGAAATCCAGAAAGTGCCAGCCGATAAGGGCGTTATTTTACTGCCTGTAACTGCTGGTAGCATCGTGCTAGCTTACAACTTGCCTGATGTTGCAGAACTAAAGCTACCACGAGCCGTTTACGCTGATATTCTACTAGGCAAAATCAAGTCTTGGAATGATCCCCAAATTGCCAAGGCTAACCCAGGTGTCAACCTTCCTAACCAGCCAATCACAGTTGTTTATCGTTCTGATGGTAGCGGAACAACGGGTGTGTTCACAAAACACCTTAATGCTATTAGCCCGGAGTGGAAGACTAAAGTTGGTGAAGGCAAAACTGTCAACTGGCCTGTGGGAGTTGGTGCGAAAGGGAATGAGGGTGTTACCGCCCAAATCCAACAAACACAAGGTTCTATTGGTTATGTCGAGTACGGCTATGCCAAACAAAATAGTCTCAACTTTGCTGCTTTAGAAAACAAAGGCGGTCAGTTTATTGTACCTACTGAAGAGTCAGCCTCTAAAACTTTGGCATCAGTAACTCTACCTGCTGATCTCCGCGTCTTTATTTCCGATCCCGAAGGCGCTGATTCCTATCCCATCGTCACTTACACCTGGATTTTGGCTTACAAGAAATATCCCAATGCGGCAAAAGCTAAGGCAGTTGAAGCTGCGATCGAATACGCTTTAACTGAGGGTCAGAAGAATGCTGCGGCACTAGGGTATGTTCCTTTACCCCAAAACGTCATTACAAAGGTGGCTGCTGCTGCCGATCAAATTAGTCCAGAGTATAAAATTGCTGTTGGTAGTGGTACTAGTGCTAGCAAATAG